TCTGCGGTTTTTTGCAGACTATCCAGCCCATACCAGCCATCTGACTGGATGCTTACCTTTTCACCGTCGTTGTATTGCACCATTGCACACCCAGACATAGCCAAGATCGCGCCGACAATAACGCTTTTCCATAAAACTCTATGCAACATATACAAAAATCCCCTCTGTGAATTGAGGGGATTTTAGCATGGTGATCAGATATCAGCTTTATTCAGAATTTTACCCACCAGCTATGTGATTTTTTCTGACAGGTCATCTTTAATACTTGCACTTATGACATGCGAATCTCCACTGTTCATGGTCAAAGCACCAGAATACTTCCCTGGGCAGATTGTGTTTTTTCATTTGCGCCAGCACGTGCGTTGGCGTATTTGCGGGGATTTCTGGTAGCAAAGCCTTAGCCATTTCATGAATTAACATAGCATCTATTACCCCAAGCGTATGCCCCGCCTTAATCTTTAATGCGGTTTCAAGATGGCCCCTTTCCAGAGTTGTACTCACTCTTGGCTTCGGCGCTTGTGGATGGGTATCCAGACGGTTGCCAGATTCATAGGCTACCCGCAGCCAGTGCATGAATGTTTCCGTAGACACACAACCGCAGTCCTGGTCGATTTTTTCGTGTTGCTGCCCCAGCCACTGCTCAAAATTTAACTTGTTGGATGCTTCTAGAGCCTCTTCGTATTGTTTGCGCGAAATTATTTCCGTGTATTCCTCACGATCAAGGTTACTTATCGGGAGTCTGACCTCAAGGCAAAAATGGCGTCCTCGCAGGCTTTTTGCCGGGTCAGAGCCAAAAGCAAAGAGGCCATATGATGGTTCATACTCGTCCTCTCTAACCATGCGACAATCGAGCACATCATCAGGCCACCCTCCACGCTTTGGCAGCTCCTGCACCAATAAGTCAATCAGCTTTATTGTTTCACCATCCTTGCAGGTTGCTAACGCTATTTTGGCAAGCTCCAACACCTCATCTGCCGTATATCCAGCACCGTGACCATACATTTCTATTCGTGCGATAATGTCCAATAAACGAGTTTTAGTTATCCTCATATCGCTCACCATCATAGATACACAAAAACCAAAACCCAAAGGCAGGCGACAGTAGGGACGGTAAAATCCTGCAAGCTCGCCATATCCCATACGCGTGGATCGAAACCGCCCCACCAGGGCATATTGCTGCGCTTACCGTTCCCGAACTTGTTTATCCATCGGTATTCAGCCTGGGTGTGTTCACGCGCAATAAAGAACGTGATCCCTGCTATCGCTCCATAAATCCAGTTGCCAGTTAATGTGCCCATAAGCACCTGAGCTAAAACGGCACAAGCCGCATGTAATAATGGGGTAATATCAAAGGACTTATTATTTTTCATTGCGTGACATCCTCTTCCATTTCTTTTCGCATTCCTTAGTCCAATTTTTAATGTTCATTTTGGCAATGTCAGTCATTCCATCGCCTAAGAAATACTTTTTCCGGTATGTCTTACACTTAAACCACACTACAATAGCCACCAACCAGAAAATAAAAGGCCATACAGCAATGCCAACGACAGCCGCGATAAAGCCCAATAGCCATAAATGAAGCTCTCCTACTTCTGTTTCAGGCAATATCTTTAAAGAGTTAAACAGCAGACTGAACGAATGGTCGTATGCAGTGGCGGTATAAGACATGCAATCCATATAATTAAAATCATAGCCTGCGGCTGCCGCCCATAATGGGCGGTCAAGAAAATGTTTGAATGTCATCATATGAATTTAAGGTTCAGACCAGTTATCTTCAATAACAATACTTAATCTCTGTAGCCATTCTGCTAATTTCAGCATTGCTTCTCTTTCGCTTAACCCGCGCGGGAAATCATCAAGCGATATTGTTGGCTTGAAGTTCCCGAAATTATCCATTTCAACGGTCAGATTTTGCTCCAGCACGGTATTCCTTGCGCGACTATTGTGCCGAAGCAAATATACTGAATGTGATTCATTGGTTTTGTGGTCGAACGTATATTCGGTAAGTATCATCTGGCTTTTGCCATGACTATTACCTCTCCACATACTTACCTCACTTAATAAAACAACTCCATGCGTAGTTGATGATTTTTTCCCACGCAATATAAATCTGCACTCCGGCAGTAAAACCAAAGCCAACAATTGCTGAAAAAATCAAAATATTTACTTTTGACATTATAAAATTTCTCTCGGTGCAGTAGGTGATAGCACCATAATTGATAATTTAGTGAGTTAGCAGTTCCATTTTTTTGATGATTTCCGCATGAGCATCATCGTTATCAACACTTAGCTCGTTTAATGCTTCTCGCACTACATCAACCTCTTCAGGCTGAAGGAAGTCGTCGCGGTAATCACCAAATAGAACCGAAACCAGCCTGCCACCAGCAACATCAAGATTGGCGCTAACAGGTGGCTCTTTGCCATCCTCAAATTCGACTACAAAAGTTAATTTTCCCATCGTTACCCCCTGCGACAAATTGAATACACAACCAGTGCTACCGCCATTGCAATTCCGACCGTGGTGAATGCCTCAGGCCAGCTCATTGATCGACCTCCTGCGGCGGTTCTGGTAGCGACATCCAGTCGGTTACATTGCGACTCTGTGTTTCGAAAAATTCATCACCATTGCGGACAATATCGAAAAACTCTCCGTCTCGATATTGCGCATAAAGAACGAATGCGCCATCACATAAAATAATTACGTGCTGACCATCCTCTGGCATTCGCTCACTACAGCTTATCCAACCATCCGGAGTTACCGGATAGTTGCCATTCACAAGGTCAGCTCGAACATATAGCGTGTCATCATGGTGCTGATTGTGGCTGCACCACGTTAATTCGCTTAACTCGCCATCTTCTGGCCATACTCCAGCTGTTTGCAGCCAGATATGGGCTGGCGCATCTTGGCAAGGTGTATTAACTGGCAACTTGTAAGTTTGGCTTACAGGTTGGCTACCCTGAAGCATGGCAGCGTGGCAGGCATCCTCTACGCCCTTTACTGCATCTGCGCAGTAGTTATAGCGATTGCATTCCACTAATTTCCGTTTGAGTTTTTCAATTGCTTGCGCGACATCAGCCTGTATTTCCGGAACTGGCGGTTCTGCCCGGCCTTTCCAGCCTTCCCACATGGCAGCCATCATCACGAACCAAGCGTTTCCACAGCCATCTTTTTTGTTATCAAAGAACCAGTCAGCGAACTCTAGGCTCATGCCATTTTGTTCTGCTATTTCATATCGATTATCCATTGTTCTTCTCCTTGTTTAGCATGGCAGCACGGCAGGCATTCCAGCCTCTCACCTCTGCAATAGCGGCAACAGCATCGACCGCGTACATTTTAAGAGGGTTGGGCATTGGTTTTTCTTCAGGTACTACTGGCACTGGAGGGGCGGCATAAACAGGAATAACGTCCGCTTGCTCTTTATTGCTTTCATCCGTTAAAGCCCAGAATAATTTCCCGGCAGGATGTTTGAAAATATAAGCAACTGGATCTGCTTCCAGCGATGCCAGTGCAATTTCATAAGCACGGCGCTCAATATTGTCTCGAACGTCCAAGCTGCCTATGCGCTCTTTGATTTCTTTAATCAGTTCTTTGTCGGTAAAAGTGGTCATGTCACTCTCCTTTGATGCGAATGCCAGCGTCAGACATCATATGCAGATACTCAACTGCATCCTGAACCCATTGACCGCCAATCCCGTAATAGCGATGCGTAATGATGTCGATAGTTACTAACGGGTCTTGTTCGATTAACTTCCGCAGAAACTCTTCCAGGTCACCAGTGCAGTGCTTGATGACAGGAGTTTTCCCAGGATGGCGAACAACAAGAAACTGATTTCCGACTTCACGGACTTCGTTGCTTTCCAGTTCTGCAATGCGCTTCTCTGCGGATTCCAGCGCCGCAACCAATTCGTCTACAGTTCCGGCAGCTTGCAGTGCGTAATCGGTAATAGCCATCTCATGATCAATTTCAGTACCGTTCTCATTCGTTGAGGTGATAGCAAAATAATCAGAGTCGATTTCGTTATCAGCTAAGTGGCGTAGCGTATCGGCAACAAGCCGGCCGTTTTCGATTAGCAGCTTCCCTACCGTTAGCGCAATATCCTCGTTCTCCTGGTCGCGGGATTTGATGTATTGCTGGTTCCTTTCCCGTGCTTCCAGTTCTGCAATGCGCTTCTCTGCGGCTTCCAGCTCAACGCGCAGCTTCCCTACCGTTAGCGCAATATCCTCGTTCTCCTGGTCGCGGGATTTGATGTATTGCTGGTTCCTTTCCCGTGCTTCCAGTTCTGCAATGCGCTTCTCTGCGGCTTCCAGCTCAACGCGCAGCTTCCCTACCGTTAGCGCAATATCCTCGTTCTCCTGGTCGCGGGATTTGATGTATTGCTGGTTCCTTTCCCGTGCTTCCAGTTCTGCAATGCGCTTCTCTGCGGCTTCCAGCTCAACGCGCAGCTTCCCTACCGTTAGCGCAATATCCTCGTTCTCCTGGTCGCGGGATTTGATGTATTGCTGGTTCCTTTCCCGTGCTTCCAGTTCTGCAATGCGCTTCTCTGCGGCTTCCAGCTCAACGCGCAGCTTCCCTACCGTTAGCGCAATATCCTCGTTCTCCTGGTCGCGGGATTTGATGTATTGCTGGTTCCTTTCCCGTGCTTCCAGTTCTGCAATGCGCTTCTCTGCGGCTTCCAGCTCAACGCGCAGCTTCCCTACCGTTAGCGCAATATCCTCGTTCTCCTGGTCGCGGGATTTGATGTATTGCTGGTTCCTTTCCCGTGCTTCCAGTTCTGCAATGCGCTTCTCTGCGGCTTCCAGCTCAACGCGCAGCTTCCCTACCGTTAGCGCAATATCCTCGTTCTCCTGGTCGCGGGATTTGATGTATTGCTGGTTCCTTTCCCGTGCTTCCAGTTCTGCAATGCGCTTCTCTGCGGCTTCCAGCTCAACGCGCAGCTTCCCTACCGTTAGCGCAATATCCTCGTTCTCCTGGTCGCGGGATTTGATGTATTGCTGGTTCCTTTCCCGTGCTTCCAGTTCTGCAATGCGCTTCTCTGCGGCTTCCAGCTCAACGCGCAGCTTCCCTACCGTTAGCGCAATATCCTCGTTCTCCTGGTCGCGGGATTTGATGTATTGCTGGTTCCTTTCCCGTGCTTCCAGTTCTGCAATGCGCTTCTCTGCGGCTTCCAGCTCAACGCGCAGCTTCCCTACCGTTAGCGCAATATCCTCGTTCTCCTGGTCACGGCGTTTGATGTATTGCTGGTTTCTTTCCCTTTCATCCAGTAGTGCCAGCACGGTTTCTGGTCCGGCCAGAAATTTGAAGGCGTTGAGCACATCAATATCCACACCGTAATCTTTAAGTTCCTGTTCACTTAACAAATCATCATCAGCTGGCAACATTAACAGGCGTTCCATTGCTAGAATTGCACGTTCCGCCGCCTCACGCAGTGCCTGGTAATTAATTTCGCTCACTGGTTGCCTCCTTTGCGAAGCTCAGCGGCGAAGGCTACTGCGTGATCATGATGTTCAAGTGTGTATGCACACTCCGCAAACATCTCCACGCCCTGCGCACGAATTTCAGCCAGAAAAGCATCGGTAGCTGGAGTTTCGCTGTGGTGCAGGGCATCGTTGATAATCATTGCAGCAACTCCGGCCTGCCCTGCATCCGTGACCGACACATGCTCAAGAGTTACGGCCATTGCGTGTTTCAGCCCAGCGTTCTCTGCCACCAGCGCAGCGAGATTAGTCTCAAGCTCTGAAATTCGGCACGTGGCATCAATATTTGTGTCCTCCAAGCACTTAATTTCACCAAGCAGCTCCAGTGCAACCTTTGGGTTGAACGCGGCAACATGACGAGCGTTGTTCTCTGCATTTTTCTGTCCATCAAAGCCGGTCCATTTGATAACGTCTTCACATCGTTCATCACCGGGCGTGTGCACCGCATAAGTACCAGTATCCGTCGAAATAAATGCGACCCATTCGTCTGGTGTTGCCTTTTCTGCCGCCTCACGCAGTACCTGATAGTCAATTGTCATTCTCGCCATCCTTCACAGTTGTAATCACTACAGCCTTCAAAATCATATGGGCTGTACTGCCAAGTTATTTTTCCGCAATGCGGACAATTCCAACGCACCTTCCCGCTTCGCGACTTCTTTCTTCTGTTTTGCTTTTTCAACCAGTCAGGCATGACCAAACCTGCGCCCTGAACCATTGTTCTGCGGTTAAAGTTATTGATATTGAACGTCCGGCGCTTTGCTGCATCAGCAATGGAAAATGGCAACCAAACTATTCCAGGTTCGTTTTTGTTGGCGACGCTAAAGATGGTTGCTTTACTGAAGTCATCTGTTGGCAATCCACCGTGTTGAAGCCAGTAAACATCGTTGCCGTTCCAGCTACCTTTTTTGTAGGCCACATACGCAGTGCAATCTGCCTCAATCAGGTTTTCTGTAGGGATGTACTGGCAATCAACGTGCCACACAGCCATTGCATCCACACTATCGGCACAAACAGGCTGATCGATATCTCGCCCACAATTCCAGGCTTTTTGGGCTTCTTCCAGCGTGTAAACATGAGCGCGATCGATATCAGAGCTGTAACCATTGCCGTTATGGCAATGGAATGAAGCGTTATTACCCACAGTTTCACGCAAGCACATCATGTAAAAGCGGTTATTCACTGGTCGCCTCCCAGCAAATTTGTCTTATATAAGAACTGTTAACGCGCTTTACTTTCCCGTCGAACTCCAGTTTCTTTAGACGACGCAAAACGTATGCCGTTTTGAGTGTGCGATATTTATCCCTAAGCCAGTTGGTCACGACGTAAGTCATACAGCGCCCGTGTTCTTCCAACACCCGAACTATTTCTTCGTCGGTTGGCTTGCTCATTTTGTCGCTCCTTCAGCTTTCTCTACTTTCGCTGCCATGATTTCCAGCTTTTGTGCTGCCGATACCGCTAACCTGTGAAATTCTTCATCTGTTTCAACTGGAATTGGTACAAACCTGACACCAATTTGAGCAAGGCTATGCGCCATTTCGAGACTTGCTCTTAACTCTGCTGGGGATGCTTTATTCAGGCCGACTTCCTCACAAATAACTGATTGCATACGCTCGCCCTACTGAATACGCTCAAACTCGATTACCCAAACCCAGGGATTAGCACTCCAGCTTTCTTCGCCGTAGATGGACTCCCACAGACGCTGGAACGCAACCTTTGCCATTGCGAAGTCCCCATTGGGAGTAAGGAATGTTCCCGGGTAATCAGGAAGCAAACTTCCAGCAGGCGGAACGCCCTCAGCCCCTGCATC
The sequence above is drawn from the Escherichia ruysiae genome and encodes:
- a CDS encoding P-loop NTPase family protein is translated as MRITKTRLLDIIARIEMYGHGAGYTADEVLELAKIALATCKDGETIKLIDLLVQELPKRGGWPDDVLDCRMVREDEYEPSYGLFAFGSDPAKSLRGRHFCLEVRLPISNLDREEYTEIISRKQYEEALEASNKLNFEQWLGQQHEKIDQDCGCVSTETFMHWLRVAYESGNRLDTHPQAPKPRVSTTLERGHLETALKIKAGHTLGVIDAMLIHEMAKALLPEIPANTPTHVLAQMKKHNLPREVFWCFDHEQWRFACHKCKY
- a CDS encoding DUF551 domain-containing protein yields the protein MMAAMWEGWKGRAEPPVPEIQADVAQAIEKLKRKLVECNRYNYCADAVKGVEDACHAAMLQGSQPVSQTYKLPVNTPCQDAPAHIWLQTAGVWPEDGELSELTWCSHNQHHDDTLYVRADLVNGNYPVTPDGWISCSERMPEDGQHVIILCDGAFVLYAQYRDGEFFDIVRNGDEFFETQSRNVTDWMSLPEPPQEVDQ
- a CDS encoding ead/Ea22-like family protein encodes the protein MTIDYQVLREAAEKATPDEWVAFISTDTGTYAVHTPGDERCEDVIKWTGFDGQKNAENNARHVAAFNPKVALELLGEIKCLEDTNIDATCRISELETNLAALVAENAGLKHAMAVTLEHVSVTDAGQAGVAAMIINDALHHSETPATDAFLAEIRAQGVEMFAECAYTLEHHDHAVAFAAELRKGGNQ
- a CDS encoding DUF1382 family protein: MNKASPAELRASLEMAHSLAQIGVRFVPIPVETDEEFHRLAVSAAQKLEIMAAKVEKAEGATK